In Ischnura elegans chromosome 6, ioIscEleg1.1, whole genome shotgun sequence, one genomic interval encodes:
- the LOC124161277 gene encoding NADH dehydrogenase [ubiquinone] 1 beta subcomplex subunit 2, mitochondrial-like encodes MLISRAGIVIRRLLAEPRKQSKNIISNGSVRHSSHHWAYRKSSTVTSTKGIYLAEFVGGFMWWWILWHLWHEPEHLTGEFAYPDPSKWTDQELGIPPDDEE; translated from the exons ATGTTAATATCCAGAGCTGGTATTGTGATTCGTAGACTTTTAGCTGAGCCAAGAAAGCAATCAAAGAACATAATTTCTAATGGCAGCGTACGTCACAGTAGTCATCA TTGGGCTTATCGGAAATCATCAACAGTTACATCCACTAAAGGTATATACCTTGCTGAATTTGTTGGAGGATTTATGTGGTGGTGGATTCTTTGGCACTTGTGGCATGAGCCTGAGCACTTAACG GGTGAATTTGCTTATCCAGACCCATCCAAGTGGACTGACCAAGAATTAGGAATCCCCCCTGATGATGAAGAGTAA